GCATAGTCGTGAACCcgtaggcaacactaacattgtgctgaaatgacagaacatcccTCCAtgaggcgacgacaatagcccaatcaaatacgcagatagaaacatcctgcaccacatctgcagtaccattATAACTCCTCgacgcccaattgataacaagcactCCACATCGTATAAGAACAAATagaaaggaaacaaaggcatgatcctcaatggaatcaaatcgcacgacgagTAATCAAGAAATGAaggcctttcgaagataagtacagacgtctccaaaccgatccgcaagactctactaaacttgctcatgattcgtgagacTTAAGTTAACCTAACgatctgataccaagctgtcatgacccaaaatctactatggGTCAAAATGGCGCCTAACGCctccgtcaggcaagccaaccgtgATTATTCAATttagttactcattttattattttcgaaatCATGAATCCCATTAAATAAATAGAGTAAAATCTGGTACTCATAGAAAacccgtgattttattttttaattttcgtaTAAAATACAAATTACAAGGTGAAATGGTAATAAttacacgaactacaataatgaacatctagtacgaacctccaaaacccgatgttacaagtgtatgagcatcaactaaggggtacaataataatacaatatctgtctggagtacaagttagacaggagaatataaataactctgatggagactctgtatgctgtGGATCGTAACATGGAACGCTACTCACAGTAAAGTCCCCGCAACAGTCGCGcctttgcgcccaaaagaccaccaaacatatatacatacttgcacaataaaattatatatatatatatatacctatgggttccgggctcgatattttgaggcccaGTGGCACCAAATTAACATTAGtaattatgtgtgttgatacaattattaacttaattgtacaaagtttgcattttcaactaccagtattgacaataaactcaagctctcaattatcagttacctcctcaaccggagtatatatgaaatggacctcaccagataggtcgtcacaactcaaatcagaAAAGCACACGGATACGCTGGTTTCTTATAAAATATTATGCACGATGTtgtcgaggcgaatggcccgatcccataagagtattttatagaaataccGAGGCGTacggtccgatcccataataatgtgTACAATGCCGATGATCGAATGTCACGAACCATAAATGCActattatattgccgaggcgaactacccactcccataagagtgtggtacatagaTCCTGCCGatgcgaatggcccgatcccataagagtaagaagttttaacgggtccttgaccccactgaCGAATATCCGTGCGAGTTATAAAATTTAAGGATAACTTTGCAATGAATACGCATAACGCGGGAGAAATTCATAAGGGAAAACATAATTATTTcgcggctaatcaagtagctcatcaAATCTCTATGATAacgagtctatcactctacacaagcCTAGTCTCAAGTCGCAATGCGAAATAAGGGAATTATACAGGcaaggataactcaaatagtacaattaaagcatggcatGAACTTAAGTCTACACGGACATAATCAGGAactctagcatacgcacggacactcatcacctcatacgtGCACATCTCCCACAACATGTAACATATAACAAGAACAatacctacggggtaaattcTCCCTCATAggattagacaggagacttaccttgctccgaagttccataaccggctccaacgccactctagcacctcaaaccaatgcccttcgctccaaaactagtcaaaaatgtgcaaaccaataaaaatatactctaatactcataatgaatcaatttataacaatttccaactccgctcgaaaagtcaataaagtcaaccctcgggcccacgtgtccggattccgaaACTCGAACTCatatatatgatttattctcaattccatgtccaatttcgtggtcaaatttcaaaaatataaatttctatatttctttcaaaatctcataatttctactaatttccatgtttaaatcatTGTAGAATCCTTATAGTTAGCTAACTATATGTGAGGATTACTTATCTTGCAATAGATGATGAACATTttcccttgaagctctccaaaaaccGCCCAACTAAATAAAAAATGAGTGAAATAGGCAAAAACCCGAATGAGTGAAATGAGTGAAACCGCCCGTCCTTCATCACGATCGCGGAAGCACCTTCGCAATCGTGAAGGCTAACACAACTGCCTCCAAAAGTTTTCTTTACGCGTTCGCGACCAACTGGGCGCGTTCGCGAAGCCTTCAGATCTCACAGCCTCAAGTTTGCGGGCCACGAGCCACGTTCGCGAGGGCTTCACGCTTGGTAGGCCCCAGCTCCccttcctcttcgcgttcgcgacctgcaagtcgcgttcgcataggctaTACCAGCCTCAGTTCTACATTCGCGTCTCCTTCAGCGTGTTCGCGATGGGAAAATCCTAGCAGCCCCAAAATCCTCCTTCGTGAACGTGTGagacccttcgcgttcacgaagaaaaAAACCAGACACCAGCACCAACAATTGCAAatcacccaaacttggtccgaaaccttcccgaaacacacccgaggcccccggaaccccgcccaatcacaccaacaagtaccaaaacacaacacgaacctgctcgagcctcaaatcataccaaacaacaccaaaactatgaatcgacaaCCGAaaccttctttaaactttcaaacttcgataaacgcgtccgaatcatatcaaaacattccaGAATTacgccaaactttgcgtacaagtcataaattacgatacgaacctatttcaaTACTAGGAGTCctaaacagacatcgataacaccaaagtccacttcaaaccaaacataagaaattcttaaactttaaaaatgccaactttctacaataagcgccgaaatgcttccAAATCATCCGATACTCCAACCGAACATACATCCAAGTACGAAATTATTATACGAACcaattggaaccttcaaatctcgattctgagatcatttactcaaaaatgaatccttagtcaattctttcaacttaaagcttccgaaatgagaattttccatccgaatcaactctgaacttcccaaaattcaactttgaccacgcgtacaagtcataataacacatgaagtaaagctactcaaggcctgAAACCGCCGAacaatgcgctagagctcaaaacgactggtcggatcgttacatgaTCGTCTTTATGCggtaaagattagttgatctcattaattaAATCACAAAGATAGATTATTCaaatagagatatgatcattggaccgactcattggataattcataatggttagaattaccataaactatcaataggatattctcttgaagaatatgatgtaagagtttcctttgacctgagatcatcacagtaattgacaagttatttattgtactTTGATACTAGATACCTATGGTCCTAGGgtgatagttgaaaggatattgggtacgattaaatacttaTAGAATTAGTGAtagatcaagatggaatctgtcaactcttggtaatgagtttaagttccatgttgtcatgaattataaacgaccaaattatGACCTTGGCCAGggaaattgaatgaaagaagaaacgagtttcttaggtcattcaatggtcgattatatttgataTGAATACATAGTTGGTcacctattaggatttgacagttgaaccatatcgtAAGGCGATCCAAAGCTATAAAGATAGAAGGAATCACTACATTATttttctactggttcttgagagtaaattgtatactttatTCTATCCGGCCGTTAATGAGTGCTTCTAGatgccacccttgattagtatattgatatgatcaatttactaccggtttagtattggACCTATGGgatcgcacactaacgagtgttctgatatttgctaaaggattaattaatttattatttgataattaaattaagaaTTTAGTTAGTCAAATATAAAAATCAGTTttagttcaaataaaatattattgtattctttgctagcacatagaatataattaatattatgaacaaattaaaattttctatttggaatagaaaatttgTATCCAGCCATGAATTTAAGTAAAAAATGTTAGGAATTTGAGTTAATTAAGGATTGAGAGTGTGTGAATCAATCATTCTCAAAGAAAAAATTGCGGGCTAAGAACTTCCGATTTGTAATTTCAATATCGGGTGAAAATAACGAAGAAGAAAATAGAATACGAACTGGATGTGGATCGGAGATTATGAGCTgagctttgataccatgttgaagATGGAGATCAGAACAATCGACATTTCTCCATTGATGAACCAGGTCGAGCTTCAGAGAAGGTTCTAGAGATTAGAAGAATTGGGGAAACTAAAAGTGTGTATTATTTCCATGTCTGAGAAGTGTATATACACACGTGTCTAAGAGGGAATTAAAACATGACTACTAATTACAAAAATATCACTCTAACTAACTCAATTACATATCTAACTAACTCAACTATATGGCTAACTAACTCAACTACATATACACATAAATATTACATCAATTATTCTCAATaccccccctcaagttggaggtgaGGAACTCACTGCCAACTTGCTGAGAAGATCAGAGTGTTTAACTCCTGTAAGGGCCTTTGTTAAGATGTCAGCCAATTGAGCAGAGGTGGAAATATGATGTAGTTCGACTAGCCCATCTTGTATCTTGTTCCGGACAAAGTGACAGTCCACTTCGATATGCTTTGTCCTCTCATGAAATACAAAATTTCTTGCAATATGAACAACTACTTGACTGTCATAAAATACAGTTATGGGATTGGTACACATGACTGTCAGCTCTTCTAGCAATCTCTTTATCCATACCAACTCACCAACAACTTTCCTGATTGACCTATACTCTGCTTCTGTAGAAGATAGTGAGATAGTAGTTTGTTTCTTTGACTTCCAACTAATAGGGCTATCCCCAAGAAACACAATATACCCACTCACAGATTTTCTTGAATCAGAACAGGCAGCCCAATCCGAGTCACAATGTGCATTTACAGTATAACTAGGGTCATTGGACAAAAGTATCCCCAAAGTAGGATCTTTCTTCAAGTATCTAAGAATATGTACAACAGCTTTTAGGTGAGCTTCCCTTGGTTCCTGCATAAACTGGCTTAAATGTTGGACACTGTAGGCTATGTCGAGTCTTGTATTTGTTAGAAAATTTAATTTCCCAACTAGCTTCCTGTAGTACCCTGGGTCAGACAACAAGTTCCATTATCACTTCTCAATTTAATGGTAGAATCAAGTGGAGAGCTAACATGGGAGTATGTCAGGTAATCATACTCCTTCAGTAGGTCCATAGTGAATTTTCTCTGGCAAATCAGTACTCCATCAGCCTTGTACAACATTTCCAGTCCCAAGAAGTAGTATAAATTCCCAAGATATTTTATCTTAAATTGATTATGTAGGAAGTCCTTCAATTATGTGATTTCCTCCAAGTTGGTACCAGTGAGAAttacatcatctacataaacagCCACAAAGACTGCTGAGTTCCCTTGTTTCTTGTAGAACAGTGAGTAATCACTAGCTGAATGTTTGAAGCCCTTAGAATGCAGGGACTATATCAATTTGTCATACCATTGTCTGCTAGCTTGTTTTAGACTATATAGTGACTTCCTAAGTTTGCATACTAGATTTCCATTAGGTGTCATTAGATCTTGTGGAACCTCTATGTACACTTCTTCATGTAGATACCCATGAAGAAATGCATTGTTTACATCTAGTTGATAGAGATTCCACCCTCTCTTTACTGCAATGCTGATTAGTGTTCTGACTTTGGTCATTTTCACCACTGGTGAGAAAGTCTCTGTGTAATCAATTCCTGCTTCTTGTGTGTATCCCTTCACTACAAGCCTTGCTTTGAATCTTTCTACACTTCTATCTACCTTGTGTTTGATCTTTTATacccatttacaacctatagTTTTCTTTCCTGCATGTAGTTCAACTAGATCCCAAGTATGGTTAACATATAAAGCTTCAAATTCCTGTGTCATTGCCATTTGCCATGCAGGATTCATAGATGCCTCCTCATAAGAATATGACTCACAATCATGTGAAATGTTTCTAAGTAATTGTTGACTCTCAAGATGCAAGACATTAAAAGAGACATGTTGTTTATTGTTGCAGAATGCATTGAATGGTGTGGGAATGGTGTGATGTTCAGATTCTGTATTTTGATGTTGAAGAGTTGGCAAGAAATACACATAGTCTTTGAGGTGTGCAGGAGTAGTATGAGTTCTTCCTGATCTTCTTGGATTTGAGGGATTTATTTGAAGATTGTTGGACTCAATGACTTGAGAGTCAGTGATCTATGCTTGTGTGGATGGCTGAGAACCAGGATTATTTTCTGGAGACATGTGTGAGCTTGACATCTGATTAGGTGTTGTTAAACTAGATGGAGGAAAAGGTGAACTAGGTGGAAGAACAGGTGCAACATTATCAGTTACAGGTTTATCAGTGACAGAAATTGATGCATCTTCATCATACATACTACAATCATTTGACTCCCCTGAATTAGGATGGAAGCAATATGGATTGGAATTCATCATATGCAATACAGAAGGGAAATTGGAATGTTCAGGTGAAACTgcaaaggaaaaaatattttcatggaaCACTACATCTCTAGATATATGTATTTTCTTTGTAGCTAAATCTAGGACCTTGTAACCTTTTGTACCAAAGGGATAACCTACAAACACATGAGGTGTGGCTCTTAGTTCAAACTTGTCTCTGTGAGTCTTCTGTGTACAAGGGTAGCACAGGCAGCCAAAACTCTTGAGTTGTGAATATTTGGGCTTTTTGTTGTACAGAAGTTCAAAAGGACTTTTGTTATTAAGAACAGTGGATGGGAGCCTATTTATTATGTAGGTAGCTGTCAGAATGCACTCGCCCCAGTACTTTATGGGTAGTTTGGACTGGTAAAGAGGGGCTCTTGCTGTTTTAAATAGGTATTTGTATTTATTTTCCaccacaccattttgttgtggtgtgtaTGGACAAGTTTTCTGATGTACTATGCCTTTTTCTTGGATATATATCATGGTTTCATTGTTAACAAATTCTAGACCATTGTCAGATCTAATGGTCTTAACTGAGGTGTCAAACTGATTTTCAATCATGGACAGAAAACTTTTAATGGCATGAAATGTATTGCTTTTGCAGCTTAAGAGGTGAGTTCAAGTTGACCTACTAAAATCATCAACCATGGTAAGAAAGTATTTGTAATTATCATGTGTTGATGTATGGTAGGGGCCCCACAGGTCTACATGGAGTAATTCAAGAATTTTGGTGGATGAGGTGGTTCTTTCAGGGAATGGCAGCCTGGTCTGTCTAGCCATAGGGCatattgaacaaataaaaggctGTTTGGGAGCAAAATTGGCTGGTATAGTAGATATTTTCCTCATTTTTATAAAAGGTACATGTCCTAGCCTATTGTGCTACAAGTAATTGACATTATTTCCAGAAAATGCATAATATATAGAAGAAGAGCTCACAATAAAAGGATCAGTTTTATTGCATGAATGGTTACAATTTACATTGTTCAATGGGCAAGATAGATCATTTACAGTTGGCAGTAAATGAGATGGATGAGTTTGATCCTTTTTCTTACTAGCATTGTTATCAGAAATGGAAACACAAGAATGAGACAAACTAGAAATTGAAGCAGTAGATGGACTCAAGTTTGAATAGTTGTGACACTTTGAACAAAGGAAGTACAATCCACTTCTTGCCTTACCAATTTTCAGAGGCCTCTTCATTAAAGAAGCCTGCATTAGACAAAGGTACTTGTTGAAATTAACCATGCAATCAAGATGCACTGTTAATGAGTGAATTAAAATAAGGTTATATTTGAAACTAGGTACATACAGGACTCTAACCAAAGTTAGTTTAGGACTAAGGAAAGCATCACCAATTTATGTCACTTTCACCTTGTATCCATTAGGCAAGGTGGCAAGGAAAGGATAAGGTAGGGTTATAATATTGGTGAGAAAGGATTTTCTATATGTCATGTAGTTTGTAGCTCCACTGTCTAATATCCATAGGTCAACAATTGAATTTGAACATTTACATATAATTGTTTCAGCTATCTCTTTATAAGTACAACAAGCTAGAATACCTGCAAAGTTCACAGCTTCACTAGTGATCATGTTTGAATTTTTTTCTGCATTGTTGACTTTGAAGTTCTCTAGTAGGTTCAGCAACTGGTTGTATTGTTCCTTTATCAGGTTCTGAAGATTTTGATTATGGTTCCTGCTATCAGCATTTTCATTGCTGCAGACTTGCATCTCTTCATACTGACCATGGACATTTACAGCAGATCTTGTGTTCCTACCCTTTGTAAACTTGAAGTCCTGTGGAAACCCATGTAACCTATAACATTTTTCCTTTGCACGCCCCTGCTTTTTGCAGTAGTCACAGTACAACTTAGATCTATTAGGAGGAAATGCAGGTCTATATGAGTTATGTCATGTAGTATTTCCTTGTGGAGCATAATTGGTTCTGAATTTGTTGTTTCCTGGGCCATTCACATTCATAGAGGTGGATTCCATGACTAGGCGATTATGTGGTCTGATTTCTCTCTGTTTCTCCTCCTGAATAAGGATGGAGAAAGCCTGTGCAATACTAGGTAGGGGATTCATCATTAGAATACTTCCCCTAACAACGGTGTAGACTTCATTGAGTCccattaaaaattaaattagccTTCGATCTTGTTCTGCCTTGTACATATTTGCCTTGGCACCACAGGTGCATTGACATCCATATTGGGCGTGTGCATTCAAGGTATTAAGCTTCTCCCAGAACTTTTTCATTTTTGTGTAGTATCCAGTTATGTTTAGGGTTCCTTGATTTAGATCGTTGATTTTCTTTTGTAATTGATAAAGTTTTGCTCTATTTGTTTGATCATACCTGTCCTCAAGCTCTTGCCATAGCTCCTTTGCATCACTCACGTACTGTAGACCATCAACCAAGTCCTTCGAGAGTGAGTTTAGAATCTACGATGTCACCAAATCATCGCATAGTGCCCATTGATCATAGGTCACCTCTCCAGCATTAGGTTTCTTACACTTTCCTGTGATGAATCAGACTTTGTTTTTCACATAGAGGGCTCTAAGAACACCTCTCCTCCAGGATCTGTAGCCGGTGCCGTCAAATGCCACCGGTACCAAAACAGTCCCAACACTTTCCGATTGGTGCATGTATAGCGGATTGGTCGAATCCAAAATTGTAGCAGTATCCTGGGTATCTTTGTCTCCAGCCATGAATTGAAGTAGAGAATGACAGAAATTTGAATTAATTGAAGATTGTGAGTGTGAATCAATGATTCTcaggaaaaaaaattcaaactacGAACTTCCGATCTGTAATTTCAAACCGGGTGAAAATAACGAAGAAGAAAATAGAATACGAACTGGATGTGGATCGAAGATTATAAGCTGGGATCTGATACCATGTTGAAGATGGAGATCAAAATGATCGACATTTCTCCATTGATGAACCAGGTCAAGCTTCAGAGAAGGTTCTAGAGATTAGAAGAATTGGGGAAAATGAATTGTGTATTATTTTCATATCTGAGAAGTGTATATACACACACGTGTCTAAGAGGGGATTAAAACATGACTACTAATTACAAAAATACCACTTTAACTAACTCAAGTACATAGCTAACTAACTCAACTACATATACACATAAATATTACTACATCAATTATTCTCAATAAAATTAGAATTGGTCTTCATGGAAAGTCTATAAAATTCAGCATCCTCATTACCtattttgaatgggattttgatTTGTCCTTGAATACGAAAAGATTTGCCTAGTATTGTTATTGTCTTTTGTTGCGTGTTATGAACACCTATATACAATCCTTCAAGAGGAACTTCTGCGAAGGAACTTCCGAGCTGATATTCAATATTTCTAATGGGGTTCGACTAAATCCAAATTTGTACAGGAAAGTTTTACGTTGGGTAAATTGCTCCCTAATAAAGATAACTTCATACTTATGGCTCGAATTTGAGACTTTggcttaaaaataaaaaaagtatttaCCACCCCACCATAACTCGTTGGTTAAACCAAAGAGATCCTTGAAATTATTTAGACTCATATTTTCAATCTGTTTGAAAGAGGCACATACGACAGCAAGTGACACAAGGAATGTCGCACAAGGAGGATACGATACCTGGGTACTAATTAATGTGTTAAGATCACCAAAGagaatgaaaattttcaaaattatccTTATTTTGGTGATCGTGGACACCCCTGGAGTTTTATTGTTCAAAGTTTAAAATCCcacccttcttttttttgttggtaTAACTATCATTTTGCAAAGACCAATTCTTAAATTTTTATTCTTGTTTAtatttgttcttctttctctttccCCATTTTCTTGCCTAAAGTTTGACTAACCTAATTAACATTATACGATACGTAGAAATTGGGCTGTTTCATTGGATTTGAGCAAGTTCACAACGATTTTGTATTTATATAGAGAATTAGTGAAATTATCTATGTTCTTACACATCCATAAAATGAATTGAGTTGAACAAATTTCAGTGAGATATTAATATTAACAATTCACTTATAAATAAGGTGGGAGAAATAAaagtctttttcttttgattcttTTCCGTAATTTTAGTTTCAAAAGAAAAATGGCTTGTGTAATATCATGCCCAAGACTAATGTAGGACCATATATAAGGAGACATTAAATTGATTAGCTCAACTATGTAAAAGGTAGTACAAAAAAGTTTAATTTCAGTAAATAGTAGAAAACTTCACGTTGACGTACATGTAATAATCATTGTGATTTAGAAAATTTTTTGGAAAAGATCAAATgagtttgatttgatttgtacgTCTAGCGAATTGAAATCATTAATTTTGGGTAAGAATTTGTCGGTGTTTATATCGATCTAATAATTACATGGCACATTCTCATATAATATTTTTATCGCTGAGTTATAGTTAATTGACATAATCTTGCTTTAATTGATTTTGGATAAAAATTTATAcgttttttatatttataacaatCGTACATGACACGTGTTCGTATACATTTTTTttatgacaacaacaacaacccagtataatcccactaatgGTGTCtagagagggtagtgtgtacgcagactttacccctaccttgggTAGAGaaactgttttcgatagaccctcggctccctccctccaagaactccccaccttgctcttggggtgactcaaactcacaacctctctATAGCATacttaataaatatatatttattataaatagaattgtatttaaagtgaatgtctatattttagagagattttagggtttgttactttgtggctaagtcacttttcccCTATAAATAATGGGGTACCTTGTAATTCATCCAAAATCAATAAGCATTCTCTTTCTCTACTTTTCTCTGTaatactctttttcttcttttaatgtTATAGTGCTCAACTTATACATaatattgagcataatgattatcaattgttccatgaacttccttcacgaataaattctggatttaaggtaaatattttatcttatttttatcttttaagttcttgaaattctataatttgattttgaaTACAAGtaaagacaataaattttgattataactctaatagagtttgtAAGAAATAATAATCACCCGAAGTGGTAAAAATTTTATGTCTtgtcatgatcaaattcatgtatgattgtgagaacaataaggattctcgaaataatccttcactctgtgaaagtaatatttgtcatcgatttgacataagattttataaaatatatatagatgattatggttcattcatgatgtgaatgtgacaacatgtgatttatgaacaaatattcattcttgaaagaatatgaatgtgctagtggtagtgaatataccacactaACCTCTAGAAAGAagtttgagatgaaataagaaaataatttcattattatggcatgaatggtcacTGGTCATATACCTATTGtgattatgccaaaatattatggCAACATGATTATTACAGGGCAAAAGTAATAGAAGCAATATATCTTGCCTATATTTTGACCATggccataatggtataactttctccttgaaagagatattcaacatatggatgttgatgaatatgtggcaGTACAAAATTAATCGAAAGCTTTagaagagccaattatactattttggagaaataaaattgattatcaataaggtattaagtcgtagtaagtctcaaagaaacttattgagtttctaaagtattcgcgaaagcggttggttatattgagattataaataaaggaaatattcaatatctttatattactataactGTAGCGAGGTAATATGTATATGAAAACTACCCGCTTTATTGCCTGATTTAtactacacaaataaaaaatATGGTAAAATTACATGACACAGTAAACTAgatatttattgatataaaaactcatGTCATAGTAAACTTGGAGTTAAATTAACAATTGCACATGTCATgatgtaaacctgaagtttactgaTACATTAAATTTTATCAAGCATGGTCTATTGAGCAATTTtgatttaagtatgatgtgcaaaaataaatgagaattcacatgggtaagtgttgaagaagatttttcatgaattttcttttgttgcttgttcttattaattaatagaccaactaaaattaaaattgaatCCCATGCATGCTGAAAATATCAAAGGAGAATATATGCTCATTCACCTACCATGTGTATCACATAAGATGCATTTATGAGATGATTACATGTGCGATTACTATTAACTGGCAACATggtgtttgcgaggtaacttgctcaataatttaatttagaccataattttcagattttctattcaagaaagttcatcttgataagttggtttacatcacagttgg
This DNA window, taken from Nicotiana tabacum cultivar K326 chromosome 15, ASM71507v2, whole genome shotgun sequence, encodes the following:
- the LOC142169553 gene encoding uncharacterized protein LOC142169553; protein product: MAGDKDTQDTATILDSTNPLYMHQSESVGTVLVPVAFDGTGYRSWRRGVLRALYVKNKILNSLSKDLVDGLQYVSDAKELWQELEDRSKLYCDYCKKQGRAKEKCYRLHGFPQDFKFTKGRNTRSAVNVHGQYEEMQVCSNENADSRNHNQNLQNLIKEQYNQLLNLLENFKVNNAEKNSNMITSEAVNFADSGATNYMTYRKSFLTNIITLPYPFLATLPNGYKASLMKRPLKIGKARSGLYFLCSKCHNYSNLSPSTASISSLSHSCVSISDNNASKKKDQTHPSHLLPTVNDLSCPLNNFDTSVKTIRSDNGLEFVNNETMIYIQEKGIVHQKTCPYTPQQNGVVENKYKYLFKTARAPLYQSKLPIKYWGECILTATYIINRLPSTVLNNKSPFELLYNKKPKYSQLKSFGCLCYPCTQKTHRDKFELRATPHVFVGYPFGTKGYKVLDLATKKIHISRDVVFHENIFSFAVSPEHSNFPSVLHMMNSNPYCFHPNSGESNDCSMYDEDASISVTDKPVTDNVAPVLPPSSPFPPSSLTTPNQMSSSHMSPENNPGSQPSTQA